One Kaistella polysaccharea DNA segment encodes these proteins:
- a CDS encoding OsmC family protein, giving the protein MDAHFYNVNISWTKDRQGEMSSPELLTKVEIATPPQFPKGVEGIWSPEHLFTSAVASCLMTTFLSIAENSKLEFTGFSCKSSGKLEQVEGKFLMTEVILEPTVTIINESDREKAERVLQKSEQHCLISNSIKSKITMNTTIVTI; this is encoded by the coding sequence ATGGATGCACATTTTTATAACGTAAATATTTCGTGGACGAAAGACAGACAAGGAGAAATGTCTTCGCCAGAGTTGTTAACTAAAGTAGAGATTGCAACTCCGCCACAATTTCCAAAAGGCGTGGAAGGAATTTGGTCTCCGGAACATTTATTTACTTCAGCAGTTGCGAGTTGTCTGATGACGACTTTTTTATCCATCGCGGAAAACTCTAAATTAGAATTTACTGGTTTCTCTTGTAAATCCAGCGGAAAATTGGAACAGGTAGAAGGGAAGTTTTTAATGACAGAAGTTATCTTAGAACCAACCGTTACAATCATCAATGAAAGTGATCGCGAAAAAGCAGAACGCGTTTTGCAAAAATCAGAACAACATTGCTTGATTTCGAATTCGATTAAATCGAAAATCACGATGAATACAACGATTGTTACCATTTAA
- a CDS encoding TolC family protein translates to MKKVLFLLFISTKFFAQDTIQISKKDLESRIEGQNLSVKLANDEVNSAQAGLLQTRAIYLPNVTASYTGTATNSPLMAFGTKLNQSRITMMDFDPEQLNNPDNIFNFATKLEVQQPIFNKDAIYQKKAGEVKVDVLKIKAERTKEYLQFDLNKAYLQLQMAYKVVKVLEEAKNTTLANKKVIDNYYKNGMIQKSEVLYMNVRVSEIESQIQYAKSNVRNASDYLYFLLNEDSENKVFKPIDEFFYQENILEQNPKLNGNRKDLQAYEKSLEAYDYMMKSADAKFLPKLNAFGSFELNDNKVYEFNGNGYLVGLQLSWNVFDGYKAKSEKEVYKADLSKAQTEIQQYQKQNQLELNKSYRQVLDADNKVSLTKLSWDQSAEAYRIRKNRYDQGLEKSSDLLSAETQMSQKKLEYQQAIFEYNSALEYFKFLR, encoded by the coding sequence ATGAAAAAAGTATTATTTCTACTATTTATATCAACAAAATTTTTCGCTCAGGATACCATTCAGATTTCTAAAAAAGATTTAGAATCCAGAATTGAAGGTCAAAACCTCTCCGTGAAATTGGCGAATGATGAAGTGAATTCTGCACAAGCCGGTTTGTTGCAAACTCGCGCCATATATTTACCCAACGTAACTGCGTCTTACACGGGAACTGCGACGAATAGTCCTTTAATGGCTTTCGGAACAAAACTCAATCAATCCAGAATTACGATGATGGATTTCGATCCAGAACAATTAAATAATCCTGATAACATTTTCAATTTTGCGACAAAATTAGAAGTGCAGCAACCGATTTTTAATAAAGATGCCATTTATCAGAAAAAAGCGGGCGAAGTGAAAGTGGATGTTTTGAAAATAAAAGCAGAACGCACCAAAGAATATCTCCAGTTTGATTTGAATAAAGCCTATCTGCAATTACAAATGGCATATAAAGTTGTGAAAGTTTTAGAAGAAGCCAAAAATACAACGCTTGCCAACAAAAAAGTGATTGATAATTATTACAAAAACGGAATGATCCAGAAATCTGAAGTTTTGTACATGAACGTAAGAGTTTCTGAGATTGAAAGTCAAATTCAATATGCAAAATCGAATGTGAGAAATGCTTCAGATTATCTCTATTTTTTATTGAATGAAGATTCCGAAAATAAAGTGTTCAAACCAATCGACGAGTTTTTTTATCAGGAAAATATCTTAGAGCAAAATCCAAAACTCAACGGAAACAGAAAAGATTTGCAAGCCTACGAGAAATCTTTGGAAGCCTACGATTATATGATGAAATCTGCAGATGCAAAGTTTTTACCCAAATTAAATGCCTTTGGAAGTTTTGAATTAAATGATAATAAAGTCTACGAATTCAACGGTAATGGCTACTTGGTCGGATTACAATTATCCTGGAATGTTTTCGATGGGTATAAAGCCAAAAGCGAAAAAGAAGTTTACAAAGCAGATCTCTCGAAAGCACAAACCGAAATTCAGCAATATCAAAAACAAAATCAGTTAGAACTCAACAAATCGTATCGCCAAGTTTTAGATGCGGACAACAAGGTTTCCTTAACCAAATTATCTTGGGATCAAAGTGCAGAAGCCTACAGAATCCGTAAAAACAGATACGATCAAGGTTTAGAAAAATCTTCTGATTTACTTTCTGCAGAAACTCAAATGTCTCAGAAAAAACTTGAATATCAACAGGCGATTTTCGAATATAATTCGGCGCTGGAATACTTTAAATTTTTACGATAG
- a CDS encoding efflux RND transporter permease subunit, whose protein sequence is MQQGIAGRIAEVFINSKLSILLMVALMAIGMYSSTLIPREEEPQIIVPMADVMVGYPGANPTEVENRVVKPLEKIISNIKGVEHVHSMAMNGKAMIIVQFYVGEDTERSYVKLYDEMMKNKNIFPKGVYEPLIKTRSIDDVPMLGLTLWSEKYSDFQLRQMTEELASEVKKIKDVSLTNVIGGRSRQLQVIVDKDKMAESNVDALGIMQMIQANNGSSQSGSFASNDQEYLVTTGEFLNSAEDVGNLVIGTSQNMPVYLKQVAKIEDGPSSTKNYVNFGYGNATEKGKSFLSEYPAVTLSISKVKGADAMKISEEVLDQVETLKKTLIPDDVHVEVTRNYGETASHKVSELMSHLGIAIVAVTLLVMLAMGWRGGLVVFFSVPLTFALTLFAYYMLGYTLNRITLFALVFVVGIVVDDSIIIAENMHRHFHMKKLPFKQAAIFAINEVGNPTILATFTVIAAILPMAFVSGMMGPYMSPMPIGASIAMLLSLFVALTITPYLGFHLLKVKDSEEHKEEQGLETGFIYKIYKKIEQPLLDNKRKRWTMLGITGVLLMISMFAFAAKWVAVKMLPFDNKNEVQVVIDLPEGTTLERTAAVTQDIAQYLKTVPEVVNYQSYIGSASPITFNGLVRHYDMRGSSNTADIQVNLLHKEDRENQSHDVAKIIRPEIHKIAKKYGANVKIVEVPPGPPVLSTIVAEVYGPDYDEQVRIADEVKKILINTDDVVDVDWMVESPQTEFKIVADKEKAMLNGIAPQQIVGNLTYLIGEHSVGNLFDPKSNDAVDIVMKLNDGDKTSISDITDLKVKGQAGMVPVSDIVKVQRETLEKSIYRKDQKRVVYILADMAGGLESPAYAILGMDEKLKNIKLPAGYSLNELYMNAPKDESDYTVKWDGEWQITLEVFRDLGVAFLVVILIIYMLIVGWFQNFKTPIMMMIPIPLSLVGIVLGHWLLGAFFTATSFIGMIALAGIMVRNSILLIDFIAIRLKEGAPIKRAIIEAGAVRTTPILLTTGAVVIGAVVILFDPIFQGLAISLVFGAIVSTLLTLIVIPLIYYMSEKKKWIHNEPAVIEAESNSIEEDLQD, encoded by the coding sequence ATGCAACAAGGAATAGCAGGACGTATTGCCGAAGTCTTCATCAATTCAAAACTATCAATTCTGTTGATGGTCGCGTTGATGGCGATTGGGATGTACAGTTCGACATTAATACCGAGAGAAGAGGAACCACAAATTATTGTTCCGATGGCCGACGTAATGGTTGGTTATCCCGGCGCAAATCCTACGGAAGTAGAAAATCGCGTGGTGAAACCTTTGGAAAAAATCATTTCAAACATCAAAGGAGTCGAGCACGTTCACAGTATGGCGATGAATGGAAAAGCCATGATTATCGTGCAGTTTTACGTGGGTGAAGACACCGAGCGTTCTTACGTGAAACTCTACGATGAGATGATGAAAAATAAAAACATCTTTCCAAAAGGAGTTTACGAACCTTTAATTAAAACCCGTTCCATCGACGATGTGCCGATGTTGGGATTGACGCTTTGGAGTGAAAAATACAGCGATTTTCAGTTAAGACAAATGACCGAAGAACTTGCTTCAGAAGTCAAAAAAATTAAAGACGTTTCCCTAACCAACGTGATTGGCGGAAGAAGTCGACAGTTGCAAGTAATCGTTGACAAAGATAAAATGGCAGAATCCAATGTTGATGCATTGGGAATTATGCAGATGATTCAGGCCAATAATGGTAGTTCGCAATCTGGAAGTTTCGCGAGCAACGATCAGGAATATTTGGTAACGACGGGCGAATTTTTAAATTCTGCGGAAGATGTTGGAAACCTGGTCATTGGGACTTCTCAAAATATGCCGGTTTATTTAAAACAAGTGGCAAAAATTGAAGATGGACCTTCCTCAACAAAAAATTACGTGAATTTCGGTTACGGAAACGCAACTGAAAAAGGCAAGAGTTTTTTATCAGAATATCCTGCCGTGACGCTTTCTATTAGTAAAGTAAAAGGTGCCGATGCGATGAAAATTTCGGAGGAAGTTTTGGATCAGGTTGAAACTTTAAAGAAAACTTTGATTCCAGATGATGTGCATGTAGAAGTGACGCGAAATTACGGTGAAACGGCTTCTCATAAAGTATCTGAATTAATGAGCCACTTGGGAATTGCGATTGTTGCAGTGACGCTCTTGGTGATGCTTGCAATGGGATGGAGAGGCGGTTTAGTTGTGTTCTTTTCAGTACCATTAACATTTGCACTAACGCTTTTCGCCTATTACATGTTGGGTTATACGCTGAATAGAATTACACTTTTCGCCCTTGTTTTCGTAGTGGGAATCGTAGTCGACGACAGTATTATTATTGCGGAAAATATGCACCGGCATTTCCACATGAAGAAATTACCGTTTAAGCAAGCCGCAATTTTCGCTATTAATGAAGTTGGAAACCCGACGATATTGGCAACATTCACCGTAATTGCAGCGATTTTACCGATGGCATTTGTATCCGGAATGATGGGACCTTATATGTCGCCGATGCCGATTGGTGCTTCGATTGCGATGTTGCTTTCTCTTTTTGTGGCCTTAACGATTACCCCTTATTTGGGTTTCCATTTATTAAAAGTAAAAGACAGCGAGGAACATAAAGAAGAGCAAGGTTTAGAAACCGGTTTCATCTATAAAATTTACAAAAAGATTGAGCAGCCTTTGCTTGATAATAAAAGAAAAAGATGGACCATGCTCGGAATTACGGGTGTTTTATTGATGATTTCGATGTTTGCATTTGCGGCAAAATGGGTGGCGGTGAAAATGCTTCCATTTGATAATAAAAATGAAGTGCAAGTTGTGATCGATTTACCGGAAGGAACGACTTTAGAAAGGACTGCTGCAGTAACTCAAGACATTGCACAATATCTGAAAACCGTGCCGGAAGTAGTGAATTACCAATCTTATATTGGGTCCGCTTCGCCGATTACCTTTAATGGTTTGGTTCGTCATTACGATATGCGTGGAAGCAGCAATACTGCAGATATTCAGGTGAATCTTTTGCATAAAGAAGATCGAGAAAATCAAAGTCACGATGTGGCGAAAATTATTCGTCCAGAAATTCACAAGATTGCTAAAAAATATGGCGCAAATGTGAAAATCGTAGAAGTTCCACCTGGACCACCCGTTTTATCAACTATTGTTGCGGAAGTTTACGGACCAGATTATGACGAGCAAGTTCGAATTGCCGATGAAGTTAAGAAAATCCTAATCAATACCGATGATGTCGTTGACGTAGACTGGATGGTTGAATCTCCACAGACAGAATTTAAAATCGTAGCCGATAAAGAAAAAGCAATGTTGAACGGTATTGCACCTCAACAAATTGTTGGAAATCTTACTTATCTGATTGGCGAACATTCGGTCGGTAATCTATTTGACCCAAAATCAAATGACGCGGTTGACATCGTAATGAAACTGAATGATGGTGATAAAACCAGCATTTCTGACATTACTGATTTAAAAGTGAAAGGTCAGGCAGGAATGGTTCCGGTGAGTGATATTGTAAAAGTTCAACGCGAAACTTTAGAAAAATCAATTTACAGAAAAGACCAAAAACGCGTGGTTTATATTCTGGCAGATATGGCGGGAGGATTAGAAAGTCCGGCGTATGCGATTCTCGGAATGGATGAAAAATTAAAAAACATCAAACTTCCAGCGGGATATTCCTTGAACGAATTGTATATGAACGCGCCAAAAGACGAATCAGATTACACCGTGAAATGGGACGGTGAATGGCAAATTACGTTGGAAGTTTTCCGAGATTTGGGTGTTGCATTTTTAGTGGTAATCCTGATTATTTATATGCTGATAGTGGGTTGGTTCCAAAACTTCAAAACGCCAATTATGATGATGATCCCTATTCCACTTTCGTTGGTTGGGATTGTACTCGGACACTGGCTGTTAGGCGCTTTCTTTACCGCAACATCGTTTATTGGAATGATTGCTTTAGCCGGAATTATGGTGCGAAACTCGATACTTTTGATTGACTTTATTGCAATTCGATTGAAAGAAGGAGCGCCCATAAAACGAGCGATCATCGAAGCCGGAGCAGTGAGAACGACACCGATTCTTTTAACAACCGGAGCGGTTGTGATTGGAGCTGTCGTAATTTTATTCGACCCTATTTTCCAAGGATTGGCAATTTCATTGGTATTTGGAGCGATCGTTTCGACGCTCTTAACATTGATTGTGATTCCATTGATTTATTATATGTCTGAAAAGAAAAAATGGATTCACAACGAACCTGCAGTTATCGAAGCAGAATCCAATTCCATTGAAGAAGATCTTCAGGACTAA
- a CDS encoding YgaP family membrane protein → MKTRIIHAFAGTMIWASILLSIYVNQNWLWLTGFVGINLLQSSITNWCLLDKILGKLGVSNKGDSCGV, encoded by the coding sequence ATGAAAACTAGAATAATACACGCTTTCGCCGGGACCATGATTTGGGCAAGTATCCTTTTATCCATTTATGTCAACCAAAATTGGTTGTGGCTAACTGGATTTGTGGGAATTAATTTACTACAATCATCGATAACGAATTGGTGTTTGCTGGATAAGATTTTAGGAAAATTAGGAGTTAGCAATAAAGGTGATTCTTGTGGAGTTTAA
- a CDS encoding Xaa-Pro dipeptidyl-peptidase — protein MNRLIRSTFLSFLLTVPFLSANAQTTVKAVPVFENGQAQIVPEFTDAEKWIRTDLWVETSFDTDGDGKKDRMYVDVTRPYQTETEGLKLPVIYESSPYYSGVAPDVEGGFWDVNHELGQAGKARVHAEVVRTGKRPIISNSQIATWVPRGFIVVHSSSPGTGLSQGSPTVGGENESLAPKAVIDWLNGRANGYTSADGNEKVKAYWATGKVGMTGTSYNGTIPLAAATTGVKGLEVIIPIAPNTSYYHYYRSNGLVRSPGGYLGEDIDVLYDFIHSGDESKRAYSNAKIRDTEMKNGQDRITGDYNDFWAGRDYLNQMKPMKAAMLMTHGFNDWNVMPEHSYRIYKKAKEMGLETAIYYHQNGHGGQPPLEMMNKWFTHYLFGIDNGIQKEENKAFIVRENDDVNNPTPYKDFPNPEAKPVSFYLTKGAPKVGGLTTISSSNQGKETLVDNYSFTGESLARAENTDHRLFYVSPKLTKDVHLSGVPQITINLASSKPAANLSVWLVSLPWNEGRQTKITDNIITRGWADPQNHASIRKGEPLIPGKFYKVSFDLQPDDQIIKKGQQIGLLIFSSDKEFTLHPEPGTKLTVDLEGTQLTLPIVGGQKAFSDAISTN, from the coding sequence ATGAATAGACTCATTAGATCAACGTTCTTATCATTCCTTCTAACGGTTCCTTTCCTTTCTGCAAATGCACAGACTACGGTGAAAGCCGTCCCTGTTTTTGAAAATGGACAGGCTCAAATTGTTCCAGAATTTACCGATGCTGAAAAATGGATCAGAACTGATCTTTGGGTGGAAACTTCATTTGACACCGATGGTGATGGCAAGAAGGATCGGATGTACGTGGATGTGACGCGACCTTATCAAACCGAAACAGAGGGATTGAAACTACCAGTAATATATGAATCGAGTCCTTATTATTCTGGGGTCGCACCAGATGTAGAAGGTGGTTTTTGGGATGTTAATCATGAATTGGGACAAGCTGGAAAAGCGCGTGTTCACGCAGAAGTGGTTCGAACAGGTAAACGTCCAATTATTTCAAACTCCCAAATTGCAACTTGGGTTCCAAGAGGTTTTATTGTGGTTCATTCCTCCTCTCCAGGTACTGGTTTATCGCAAGGTTCACCGACCGTTGGAGGCGAGAACGAATCTTTAGCTCCAAAAGCGGTTATCGACTGGCTCAACGGACGCGCAAACGGATATACCTCTGCGGACGGAAATGAAAAAGTGAAAGCCTACTGGGCGACTGGAAAAGTAGGCATGACGGGAACTTCTTATAATGGAACCATTCCACTTGCCGCAGCGACGACAGGAGTAAAAGGTTTAGAAGTGATCATTCCGATTGCTCCAAACACCTCTTATTATCATTATTACCGGTCCAATGGATTAGTGCGTTCTCCCGGAGGTTATCTAGGTGAAGACATCGATGTTTTGTATGATTTTATTCACAGTGGAGATGAATCGAAACGCGCTTACAGCAACGCGAAAATTCGGGACACCGAAATGAAAAACGGTCAAGATCGGATTACGGGCGACTATAATGATTTTTGGGCTGGACGTGATTATCTTAATCAGATGAAACCCATGAAAGCTGCCATGTTAATGACTCATGGCTTCAACGACTGGAATGTAATGCCGGAGCATAGTTACCGCATTTATAAGAAAGCCAAAGAAATGGGTTTAGAAACCGCAATTTATTACCACCAAAATGGTCACGGCGGACAGCCACCATTGGAAATGATGAATAAATGGTTCACCCATTATTTATTTGGGATTGATAATGGAATCCAAAAGGAAGAAAATAAAGCCTTTATCGTTCGGGAAAATGATGATGTTAATAATCCAACTCCGTACAAAGATTTTCCAAATCCGGAAGCGAAACCAGTTTCTTTTTATTTAACGAAAGGTGCACCAAAAGTTGGTGGTTTAACAACCATCTCATCATCCAATCAAGGGAAAGAAACCTTAGTTGATAATTATTCATTTACGGGTGAAAGTTTAGCCAGAGCAGAAAATACCGATCACCGTTTATTTTATGTTAGTCCAAAACTCACAAAAGATGTTCATCTATCTGGAGTTCCTCAGATCACCATTAATTTAGCCAGTAGCAAACCTGCAGCAAACTTATCGGTTTGGTTGGTTTCACTACCGTGGAATGAAGGAAGACAAACAAAAATTACGGACAATATCATTACCCGTGGTTGGGCTGACCCACAAAACCATGCATCAATTAGAAAAGGGGAACCGTTAATTCCAGGAAAATTCTATAAAGTTTCTTTCGATTTACAACCCGATGATCAAATCATTAAAAAAGGCCAACAAATAGGATTATTGATTTTTTCCAGTGATAAAGAATTCACCTTACACCCAGAGCCAGGAACCAAATTGACAGTTGATTTGGAAGGCACTCAATTAACATTACCAATTGTGGGTGGCCAGAAAGCGTTTTCGGATGCAATCAGTACTAATTAA
- a CDS encoding type II toxin-antitoxin system PemK/MazF family toxin — protein MQINQYEIWIADLNPQIGTEAGKTRPVLIVQTDLMNKIPHPSTIICPITTKVQYNSTILRVHLQKGMANLHEDCDVMIDQIRAIDNKRLIKKVGKLPTGLIEKIKENIAIVIDL, from the coding sequence ATGCAGATTAATCAATACGAAATTTGGATTGCAGACCTCAATCCTCAAATTGGAACTGAAGCAGGAAAAACACGACCTGTACTTATCGTACAAACCGATTTGATGAATAAAATCCCTCATCCATCTACAATTATTTGTCCTATAACTACAAAAGTTCAATATAATTCCACGATCTTGAGAGTGCATCTTCAGAAAGGAATGGCAAATCTACATGAAGATTGTGATGTAATGATTGATCAAATTAGAGCAATTGACAACAAAAGATTGATTAAAAAAGTAGGTAAACTACCGACAGGTTTGATAGAAAAAATAAAGGAAAATATTGCAATCGTTATCGATTTGTAA
- a CDS encoding efflux RND transporter periplasmic adaptor subunit, which produces MKILVYSVLLLGLTMSCSADEKDATLKQTPIQVTVNQSGNNSEGGYASASGKLVAKNTVNVSTRMMGYITGMKAEVGQNVSAGQLLVSINSTDIQAKGGQANAQISQAQASFNIAKKDYERFSNLYKNQSASQKELDDMRARYEMAQAGLQAAQAMKSEVNSQYRYTNITAPISGVITAKYAEQGDMASPGMPLLTIESPSALQAQVLVSEQNITQITQGMPVKITLKSTNQEVGGTVAEISKSSTNTGGQYMVKVNVSGSQNLLPGMFVNIQFPFKNSGKVNQDFQEGVMIPKSALVEKGQLTGVYTISSKNTAVLRWVKIGKDFGDQVEVLSGLTSKEPYIVSANGKLYNGAKVKQ; this is translated from the coding sequence ATGAAAATATTAGTTTACTCCGTCCTACTTTTAGGATTAACCATGAGTTGCTCGGCAGACGAAAAAGATGCAACACTGAAGCAGACTCCAATTCAAGTAACCGTGAATCAATCCGGGAATAATTCCGAAGGTGGTTATGCAAGCGCAAGTGGAAAATTAGTCGCGAAGAACACCGTGAATGTAAGCACCAGAATGATGGGTTACATCACGGGAATGAAAGCCGAAGTTGGACAAAATGTAAGTGCGGGACAATTATTGGTAAGCATTAATTCCACAGATATTCAGGCAAAAGGCGGACAAGCCAATGCGCAAATTTCTCAAGCACAGGCAAGTTTTAATATTGCTAAAAAAGATTACGAGCGTTTCTCGAATTTATATAAAAATCAAAGTGCTTCTCAAAAAGAACTCGATGATATGAGAGCGCGCTACGAAATGGCTCAAGCCGGTTTGCAAGCCGCACAAGCGATGAAAAGCGAAGTGAATTCTCAGTATCGCTACACGAATATTACGGCACCCATTTCCGGAGTAATCACGGCGAAATATGCAGAACAAGGCGATATGGCAAGTCCGGGAATGCCTTTACTTACAATCGAATCACCTTCTGCTTTACAAGCACAAGTTTTGGTTTCGGAACAAAACATTACCCAAATCACTCAAGGAATGCCGGTAAAAATTACTTTGAAATCGACGAACCAGGAAGTGGGTGGAACGGTTGCAGAAATCAGCAAATCTTCCACGAATACGGGTGGACAATATATGGTGAAAGTCAATGTTTCGGGCAGTCAAAATTTATTGCCGGGAATGTTTGTCAATATTCAATTTCCATTTAAAAATTCTGGAAAAGTGAACCAGGATTTTCAGGAAGGCGTGATGATTCCTAAATCTGCATTGGTAGAAAAAGGTCAGTTGACGGGAGTTTACACTATAAGTTCAAAAAATACGGCAGTTCTTCGCTGGGTGAAAATAGGAAAAGATTTTGGTGATCAGGTCGAAGTTTTATCTGGACTTACTTCCAAGGAACCTTACATCGTCTCAGCAAACGGAAAACTCTATAACGGAGCCAAAGTAAAACAATAA
- a CDS encoding rhodanese-like domain-containing protein, translating into MLDTINQFFGFTKTDYADLVKKGAVILDVRSKGEFAGGHIKGSINIPVDQLQNNLSKLKDKNKTIITCCASGMRSGSAKTILLNNGYTDVHNGGGWGSLNGKI; encoded by the coding sequence ATGTTAGATACTATTAATCAATTTTTTGGCTTCACAAAAACAGATTACGCAGACCTTGTAAAAAAAGGCGCAGTTATCCTTGATGTTCGCAGCAAAGGCGAATTTGCGGGTGGACATATTAAAGGTTCCATCAATATTCCGGTGGATCAACTTCAAAATAATCTTTCAAAATTAAAGGATAAAAACAAAACCATTATTACGTGTTGCGCTTCTGGAATGAGAAGTGGATCTGCGAAAACGATTCTTTTGAATAACGGTTATACCGACGTTCATAATGGCGGCGGTTGGGGAAGTTTAAACGGTAAAATATAA
- a CDS encoding Crp/Fnr family transcriptional regulator: protein MILNDIFQSDLVKEIEDSGNLKHFLAGETIVNMDSYIKHIPVVISGSIKVIRTEEDGREILLYYLTPGESCIVSILSGMKNETSKIKAIVEEDADIMLIPADKAKKWVKKYPDWTEFIFDLYQKRFEELLDVVNSVAFQKIDTRLLHLIKQKSQLYNSKEISVTHQQLADELGITREATSRVLKQMEKDHLLILSRNKIELL, encoded by the coding sequence ATGATTTTAAATGATATTTTCCAGTCTGATTTAGTTAAAGAAATTGAAGATTCCGGCAACCTGAAACATTTTCTAGCCGGCGAAACCATCGTCAATATGGATTCGTATATCAAACATATTCCGGTGGTTATTTCCGGAAGTATTAAAGTCATTAGAACTGAAGAAGACGGTCGCGAAATTCTCCTTTATTATCTAACGCCTGGCGAAAGCTGCATTGTTTCTATTCTTTCAGGAATGAAGAACGAAACTTCGAAAATAAAAGCGATCGTAGAAGAAGACGCAGATATCATGTTGATTCCCGCTGATAAAGCCAAAAAATGGGTAAAAAAATATCCAGACTGGACGGAATTTATTTTTGATCTCTATCAAAAACGTTTTGAGGAATTACTCGACGTGGTGAATTCTGTGGCTTTTCAAAAAATTGATACCCGACTTTTACACCTCATCAAACAGAAATCTCAATTATACAATTCCAAAGAAATTTCGGTAACTCATCAGCAATTGGCGGATGAACTTGGAATTACACGTGAAGCAACAAGCCGAGTTTTGAAACAAATGGAAAAAGACCATCTTCTTATTCTTTCCCGAAATAAAATTGAGCTTCTGTGA